The following is a genomic window from Sporocytophaga myxococcoides DSM 11118.
CTGAGGATTGTTAAAATTATCCATTGCAAAATAAGCAGGAGTATTCATACCCCACTCTCCCACATCAGATGAAGTGAGTTCAAATGAAAGACTGTCAACATTTCCAAGCGGAGTAAGATCCACCCATTGCCAGGTATTTACGATATAATCAAATAAGTTATCTGATGAGCGATAATCAGCGAGATAGAAATCAACACTATTAGCTTTTCCTTCACCATTTAAATAACCTTTAACAGTCAATTTGTACCAGTCCTCATCATTGCCGGATTCTCCACCAAACTGCTTTGCTCCAAATTCTCCGTTCTTTTTATCTTTCATTGAAAGTGCAGTGTTGGTAGTATTGGTAACAAAAAATCCACTGACCGTCTTTCCTCTAAGTGCACCTGTAAGACGAACCGATGATGGTGAATATGCAGATGATACTATATAATTTCCTGAGGCATTATAGCCTGCTCCTGTAATTGCGCTGTATGGATTTACATGTTTAGGAGTAATGGTGTCCTTCATGTTCGTATAAGAGAAACCTGACCAGGACTTATATAATGTGTTATAATTATTATAAAAGTATGCATCACCACTTTGAAAACCGCCAGAACCGTCAGAACCATTCCAATAGGAGTTGGGAGAAAGAGTATGCTCATCAACAGTTGAAACGCCTTGTGCTATGGCTACTTCCGCCAAAAGCAAAAAGCAACAAAAGGTCAAAAGAGGTTTTAATCCTCCTAAGTATTGACTACACTTACTGTAAACTTTTTTCATTTTATTATTCTAGTTTATATGTTTATTTGGTTTATTAAAGGCATATGAGAGGCCAGCTTGAAAATACCTCATTGGCATGGCCTGGTTTAAAACTACCTGATAGGATTCATTCCAGAGGTTATTCACTCGAACATTAACATTCAAAAATGAATTGCCCATTCTAAAATTCTTTCCTACTACAATATTCCCTAACTGATAGGCAGCTACTACCTTTGAGTTATCTGTAGTATAGTATCTGTTTCCGGTATAGCTGTGAACATAATTCACGTAAAAACCTTTGTATATGAGCTCTAAAGTTGCCTGACTTGTATAAATAGGAACATAGATTAATTGCTTTCCTACAATATTATCATTATCCATCCTTGCCTTCTGATTGGTAGCAACAACATAGTTGTACAGTGCTGTAAGTCTTAATTGAAAATCTCTGATTTCTTTATAAAAGGAAACACTGCTTTCCAAACCTCTGGACCAAATGGATTGGATATTCTGCGCATTCCAGGTACCTCCTGAGGGAAGCCACATGATGCAGTTTTCAATGTTGCTATTGAAGAATGTAAGCATAACAGAATTTTTATTTCTATTTCCTCTGATTTGAGAAGCTATCAAACTTACTTCTTCGCTCCATCCAGACTCAGGTTTAAGGTTTCTGTTTCCTCCAGGATTCCAGTACAAGTCATTAAAGGTCGGCACTCTGTATGTTCTTGAAACATTCGCTTTTAAAGACAAATACTTAACAAGTCGTCCTTCAACACCTGCTGATGGTGTAAAAGGTATTAGCTTTCCCTGAACCATCTCCTGACGAAGACTTACTACAGTCCTCCAATGATCATTCAAAAAAGAAAATTTATATGAGCTAAACAATGCCGTTCTATTCTGTGAAGGAGAATCCGGATAACCATTAGAGGTTGCCTGATTAAATGTATTATTCAACCCTATATTCAATAAATGATTTCGTCCTAATCTTATATTGCTCTCTGCCTCCGAAATTGAGGTATGGAATCTTGTTACTGAAAGCATGTGAGCAAGCGTATCTTCATAACTCATACGCTCATTGAAATAAGCGGTCCTTACAAAATAAGAAGCTACCTTTCCCGATTTCTTCCATTCAGAGGTAACTCTAAAAAAATCTGAACCAAGAGTCTCGTTAACTAAGAGCATAGGCTGATTGCTGGATCTGGAAGCCATGGATGGCGGAATCTCTCGATAATTATCCTGCAACCAGATCCTGACATTCAGCTCCTGGTCCTTTTTTATTCTGAAAAAATTCTCTGACAATAATCCCTTCTGCCTCACAGCAGCATTGATTTGTCGTACTCTATACTCACCTACATAAAATGGAAAATCATTCTCAGCTGTGTAATTAAATACTTTAAGAACACTTACAAATCTGTTTTTAGAAATACAAACATTAGCTGATTGCTGGTAGGAATTAAAACTTCCTCCATTTAAAGAAGCGACAATAGTTAATCCTTTGTTAAATCCAGGTGAAGAATTAAGACTTATAACTCCACCAGTCGCGCCGCTACCAAAGAGTGCTCCGGCACCACCATACTGTATTTCAATATTATCTGCGAAATTTACCGGAATATAAGAGAAATCAGCCTGGCCAAGAGTAGGTGATTGTACATTAAAGCCATTCCATAAGACTGCTGTCTGGCTCGCATTTGTCCCTCTCGAAGATATGGAAGCCATATTTCCGATTCCATAAGACTTAATAAACAGATGAGAACTAAAAGTCAGTAGATCTCCAAGATTACCAGACTTATATCTTTGTATAGATGCAGAATCAATCCTTTGTATTTTATTTCCTGCAGTAAAAGTATTCAGTCTGTTTCCTTCAATCACAACTTCCCGCAAATGAGATACTGTATCAGCTTCAGTCTGGGCAAACAAAGCCTGACTCAGCATGCAGAATAGTGACAGAAATAAAAACTTAACAAACTTCATTACAAGATGATCATTATTATAATAATCATTCGTAACAACGAAAATACGGCCTTGAGTGAATACAGGTATCCCTATCAATGAAGCATAAATCCTTTGCCCTTTCTCCGAAAGCTACGAATGTACAGATTCTGGCAGGTCTTCTGACTCACTTTACTTTTGACGGCCTTCCCATCCATAAAGGACAGTGGCGAGGATGTCAATCGTTTTTACAAAGCTTACAGCAGCGGGAACTGTTCAGGATTTCCACCTGATTCCCTTTTAATTCCGAAGGTGCAGACCACCGGAAACCAAAACTTGCGACAAATATACTAAATCTATTTTTCTTTTTGATCTTTTTTAAGAATCATAAATTATAGAGGCACAATAATCATATAATTATCAACCCATTACAACTTACTACTATTAAGTTTATATAAATAAATCTAAAACTTACTATTTTTAGCCAATAATAACCTAACTCAATCCCTATGAAAAAAATATTGTTAAGCGTTTTAGTATTGTTTATTTCAACATTATCATTCGCACAATTTACCCTTCCTGCTCTGCCTTATGCTTATGAAGCGCTGGAGCCAAGCTTCGATACTCAGACCATGCAGATACATCACGACAAACATCATGATGCTTATGTAAAAAACTTAAACAAAGAAGTAACAGCCAATCCTGCTCTCAATGGAAAGACCATTGAAGAGATCTGCAAAAATGTAAGCAAATACAACACAGCGGTAAGAAACAATGGAGGTGGGCATTACAACCATAGCTTATTCTGGACTGTCCTTTCCCCAAAAGGAGGTGCACCTGCAGGAGCTCTTTCTGAAGATATAAACAAGACTTTTGGCTCATTTGACAACTTCAAAGCTCAATTCAGCGACTCTGCAAAGACAAGATTCGGGTCAGGATGGGCTTGGCTGATAGTGGGTCAAGATGGGAAACTAAAAATCACTACGACTCCAAATCAGGACAATCCTTTGATGGATATAGTAAAAGTTAAAGGAACTCCTGTGTTGGCACTCGATGTATGGGAACATGCATATTACCTGAAGTATCAGAACAAAAGACCGGACTATATCTCAGCATTCTGGAATATAGTCAACTGGGATGAAGTAAGCAGAAGGTATGCTGAAGCGAAGAAGAAGTAAGTTGAAAGCTTAAAGTTCAAAGTCACAAAAAGAGAGGCTGTAATATTATAGCTTCTCTTTTTTGTGAATCTTCATGTTAAAAAAGCTATACTTCTATAATATCATATAGCTTTTAAAATTTTAATCCTACAAAAAGTCTTGGATTAACATACGAAGCTCTGTCGTGGACGGGATCTTCATCTTTATCAAGGTCATCAATAAAAAGTGTACCGAAATTAACTTCAGCACCTACTACAAGTTTTTTATACCTGAATTTAAGACCCGGAACCCAAAGGGCTCCATAATACAAATAAGTATATCCCTGATCATCATAGCTAAAAAAATTAAATTTAGCAGTCGGACTAAGGTTAAAGAAGAAATCAAATGCACTGTTTTCATCTAGTTTAACTGAAACCATTGGTCCGAATCTTATAAGACCAAAGTTTACATCCCAGCCAAAAATATCTTCCCCATCCCGAATACTGGTCGCTATTGTAACCCAACTAAAGTTTGCACCAATAGCTACGTTACTTTTCTTAGAGAATAAAAATTGACTTCCAAACTCAAAAGAAGGTTGTAATCCTTGAAATTGTTTACCTTGACCCAGATAGTCAAGCTGTGGCATTCCAATTCCAAAATGCAGGTAAACTCCATCACTAAACATATCATTGCCTTTAACACGGCTGTTAAGACCTATCAACTGATCTCCTGCAATTGATGATATTGCAATTAAAAGGAACGATAAAACAAAACAGAACCTCTTCATAATAAACAAAAATGAATCTTCAGTTTAAAAATAATTGTAAGTACTAATTTAAAGAAAACAATCAAAAAAATATTAACAATGGTTAATAAAAGCCATATAAAATAAATGAGGGAATTGACACAGAATCAACTCCCTCTTTTAAAATGCTTTTATCTTCTTTTATTAAAACTTCATTCCTAACAGGATTCTTGGGTTCATATAAGATATTTTACCATCCTCAGCATCTGAATTATCTAAATCAACCACTTTAAGTCGGCCAAAGCTATTTTCAAAACCAACAGCAAATTTTTTAAATCTGAATTTTACACCAGGAGTCCATGTAGCTCCATAAAGCAAGGTATTACTTTCAAACTGACCAGAAGACCAAAAGTTGTATTTTACTGTTGGATTAAGATTAAAAAACACATCAACTGCTATGTTGTCACCGAAGCCTACAGAAGCCATCGGACCAAATCTTAAAAGCCCAAGATTAATATCATAAACATTAAAATCTGCATTTTCAAACTTATAAGTACTTCCACCTATAGTCAGCCAGCTTACGTTCATTCCGAATCCGAAACGGTCATTCTTAACGAACATCCACTGATTACCTGCCTCCAATGTGAACTGAATGCCTTGACTTTGACGCTTAAATTCTGGATAATCAACTGATTTATAAGAAGGGAAACCTATACCCAGATTCCAATAAAAACCCTTACTGATCATGCCATCATCATTACTCTTTTTACTAGTAAGACCGATCATGTTGTTTCCCC
Proteins encoded in this region:
- a CDS encoding superoxide dismutase, whose amino-acid sequence is MKKILLSVLVLFISTLSFAQFTLPALPYAYEALEPSFDTQTMQIHHDKHHDAYVKNLNKEVTANPALNGKTIEEICKNVSKYNTAVRNNGGGHYNHSLFWTVLSPKGGAPAGALSEDINKTFGSFDNFKAQFSDSAKTRFGSGWAWLIVGQDGKLKITTTPNQDNPLMDIVKVKGTPVLALDVWEHAYYLKYQNKRPDYISAFWNIVNWDEVSRRYAEAKKK
- a CDS encoding TonB-dependent receptor — translated: MIGIPVFTQGRIFVVTNDYYNNDHLVMKFVKFLFLSLFCMLSQALFAQTEADTVSHLREVVIEGNRLNTFTAGNKIQRIDSASIQRYKSGNLGDLLTFSSHLFIKSYGIGNMASISSRGTNASQTAVLWNGFNVQSPTLGQADFSYIPVNFADNIEIQYGGAGALFGSGATGGVISLNSSPGFNKGLTIVASLNGGSFNSYQQSANVCISKNRFVSVLKVFNYTAENDFPFYVGEYRVRQINAAVRQKGLLSENFFRIKKDQELNVRIWLQDNYREIPPSMASRSSNQPMLLVNETLGSDFFRVTSEWKKSGKVASYFVRTAYFNERMSYEDTLAHMLSVTRFHTSISEAESNIRLGRNHLLNIGLNNTFNQATSNGYPDSPSQNRTALFSSYKFSFLNDHWRTVVSLRQEMVQGKLIPFTPSAGVEGRLVKYLSLKANVSRTYRVPTFNDLYWNPGGNRNLKPESGWSEEVSLIASQIRGNRNKNSVMLTFFNSNIENCIMWLPSGGTWNAQNIQSIWSRGLESSVSFYKEIRDFQLRLTALYNYVVATNQKARMDNDNIVGKQLIYVPIYTSQATLELIYKGFYVNYVHSYTGNRYYTTDNSKVVAAYQLGNIVVGKNFRMGNSFLNVNVRVNNLWNESYQVVLNQAMPMRYFQAGLSYAFNKPNKHIN